In Moorena sp. SIOASIH, the following proteins share a genomic window:
- a CDS encoding alkaline phosphatase family protein translates to MRNPVIAIGLDAADPALIEQWISQGHLKNLRRLREQGSYGRLKTYEYYRAETPWTTFLTGCSPEQTGYWAPLKIEEGTYEVEDIQAYDFAEYQPFYALGDDYRVAVFDMPQAPLSNQVNGLQVLAWGAHSPQTPSHSIPKSLLQDVIDKHGEHPVLRKDHASIMDVAALKGLQEQLEIGIARRGAICEDLLQQMPWDFFLTIFGETHTAGHYFWHLSQPDHPLYPSVGAKCPGDPLLEIFEAIDQAIGGILSKAPDNAQVVVFAAHGMGSNVMDLPSMLFLPEFLYRWSFPGKYGIARGKYGKPPEPLINDARAKKGWMGKVWSLKHESNPLKGFLRRQLPTKLFNPIAPLFGSTPAPDLISPFKMQAESDPFFFQSPSWYQPCWPQMKAFALPSYSEGYIRINLQGREPQGIVAPDQYDAVCEELTQKLYQLKDARTGEPMVKKIIRTRQSATETGPKLPDGDLVVIWQEKYATDVVDSPDIGRIGPVPFNRTGSHRSDGFLVIKGQDIEPGSSLPAGHSLDLAPTILNLMGAPIPDYFQGKPLSAIKETVVVG, encoded by the coding sequence ATGAGAAACCCAGTAATTGCCATTGGCTTGGATGCTGCCGACCCTGCCTTGATAGAGCAATGGATATCTCAAGGGCATCTGAAAAACTTGCGTCGCTTACGAGAACAGGGATCTTACGGACGTCTAAAGACATACGAATACTACCGGGCTGAGACTCCCTGGACAACATTCCTCACTGGTTGTTCTCCTGAGCAAACAGGGTACTGGGCACCTCTGAAAATTGAGGAAGGCACTTACGAAGTAGAAGACATTCAAGCCTACGACTTTGCTGAGTATCAACCCTTCTATGCCTTGGGAGATGACTATCGAGTGGCAGTCTTTGATATGCCTCAAGCTCCCCTGTCCAATCAGGTCAATGGGTTGCAAGTTCTCGCTTGGGGAGCTCACTCTCCTCAGACTCCCAGTCATTCCATACCCAAATCCTTGCTACAGGATGTGATTGATAAGCATGGTGAGCATCCTGTCTTACGCAAAGACCATGCCAGTATTATGGATGTGGCAGCACTCAAGGGTCTTCAGGAACAACTGGAGATTGGTATCGCCCGCCGGGGTGCCATTTGTGAAGACTTGTTGCAGCAGATGCCGTGGGATTTCTTCTTAACAATCTTTGGTGAAACCCATACTGCAGGGCATTACTTCTGGCACCTGAGTCAGCCGGATCATCCTCTCTACCCATCTGTAGGTGCTAAATGCCCTGGAGATCCACTGTTGGAAATTTTTGAAGCTATTGACCAAGCCATTGGTGGAATTTTGAGCAAAGCCCCGGATAATGCCCAGGTCGTAGTATTTGCTGCCCATGGTATGGGGTCTAACGTCATGGATCTACCTAGTATGTTGTTCCTGCCAGAATTTCTCTATCGCTGGAGTTTCCCAGGTAAATATGGCATTGCTCGTGGCAAGTATGGTAAACCCCCAGAACCGCTAATCAATGATGCCAGGGCGAAAAAGGGTTGGATGGGGAAAGTGTGGAGCCTCAAGCATGAATCGAATCCACTCAAAGGTTTTTTGAGACGTCAACTCCCTACCAAACTTTTCAATCCCATCGCACCCTTGTTTGGTTCCACTCCTGCACCAGATCTCATTTCTCCGTTCAAGATGCAGGCAGAATCCGATCCATTCTTCTTCCAGAGTCCATCGTGGTACCAACCCTGCTGGCCTCAGATGAAAGCATTCGCGCTGCCTAGTTATTCGGAAGGATATATCAGGATTAATCTCCAGGGAAGGGAACCTCAGGGTATTGTCGCTCCTGATCAGTACGATGCTGTATGTGAGGAATTGACTCAAAAACTCTACCAGCTTAAAGATGCTCGCACTGGGGAACCAATGGTGAAGAAAATTATCCGCACCCGCCAATCGGCAACTGAAACTGGTCCGAAATTACCTGATGGTGACTTAGTCGTTATCTGGCAAGAAAAATATGCCACTGACGTAGTAGATAGTCCCGATATTGGACGGATTGGTCCAGTTCCCTTTAATCGTACTGGTTCTCACCGCTCTGATGGCTTTTTGGTGATTAAAGGACAAGATATTGAGCCAGGTTCTAGTTTACCAGCTGGTCATTCTCTAGATTTAGCCCCCACTATTCTGAATTTGATGGGAGCGCCGATTCCTGACTATTTTCAGGGTAAGCCCCTCTCGGCAATTAAAGAAACTGTTGTGGTTGGTTAA
- a CDS encoding polysaccharide biosynthesis/export family protein produces MSILKFWIAGLITTVAAIGVSVPSWALPLSPGDRLRLFVAGEEEIPEAERFSATYEVNLDGYIKFPYLDPILAAGREVSEIEQDLVKALLEGGFFQADFLKVSIQLFEWAPIQVTVGGAVFEPGRVLINDTDSKGRDLPASIATVSGDYPPERYLTFAILTAGGIKPNANIEQVRLVRGEQEQVIDLSGVFTGSPVEDIPLIAGDQIIVPTRELPQYYLARPSQLTPSTIPVFLSNLTNPNNGRDLRIQEVEYGSRLSQAVIAASCVGGTETTNADRRALLLQTDRTTGETLAIERSVEDLVKKPNDDQVNPVLMPRDSVACYDSTVTNVKSVFDFIGDIFNPIRIIKDIFIP; encoded by the coding sequence ATGTCCATTCTCAAGTTTTGGATAGCAGGGTTAATTACTACCGTAGCAGCAATAGGTGTATCCGTTCCCAGTTGGGCTCTACCACTGTCTCCTGGCGATCGCCTTAGACTCTTTGTGGCTGGCGAAGAAGAAATCCCGGAAGCTGAACGCTTTAGTGCCACCTATGAAGTTAATCTGGATGGTTACATAAAATTCCCCTACCTAGACCCTATACTGGCAGCGGGTCGAGAAGTATCAGAAATAGAGCAAGACCTCGTCAAGGCTTTGCTAGAAGGGGGCTTTTTTCAGGCTGATTTCCTAAAAGTCAGCATTCAACTATTTGAGTGGGCTCCAATTCAGGTAACTGTGGGAGGAGCGGTTTTTGAACCTGGTCGGGTTTTGATTAATGATACGGATTCTAAAGGTCGAGACTTACCAGCATCGATTGCTACTGTCTCAGGAGACTATCCTCCAGAACGCTACCTAACCTTTGCCATTTTAACGGCTGGCGGCATCAAACCAAATGCCAACATTGAACAGGTGCGCTTGGTTCGGGGTGAGCAGGAACAGGTAATTGATTTATCTGGTGTGTTCACCGGATCACCAGTGGAGGATATTCCCTTGATTGCTGGAGACCAAATCATTGTTCCTACTCGGGAGTTGCCTCAATATTATCTAGCCAGACCTTCCCAGCTTACTCCCTCAACTATTCCTGTGTTTCTCTCCAATCTCACTAATCCCAATAATGGACGTGACCTTAGAATCCAGGAAGTTGAATATGGCTCCCGTCTATCTCAAGCTGTAATTGCTGCTAGTTGTGTCGGAGGCACAGAAACCACAAATGCGGATCGCCGTGCTCTGTTACTGCAAACTGACCGTACTACTGGGGAAACTCTGGCAATAGAACGTTCTGTAGAGGACTTGGTCAAGAAGCCTAATGATGACCAAGTTAATCCAGTGCTGATGCCAAGAGATAGTGTCGCTTGCTATGATTCAACGGTCACTAATGTCAAAAGTGTTTTTGACTTTATTGGCGATATCTTCAATCCCATTCGGATTATTAAAGACATATTTATACCCTAA
- a CDS encoding O-antigen ligase domain-containing protein, with product MKPQNFEEKVVFYYIISTYLLFFLGAQFVFAPALAWLLTFYLIKKLWQQTSDTPPEERIRIPIGVWVWIVCISVIGLALVVGHLDWGFSTVKTIKSFINSFLRTWALLALFPLIGCLNIRPQIIYRAISILSLQTLILVPLTYGLSLTGLEMPLYTSTLMAKIGGNSQRYYAISPYVIKSGETRLFLFAPWAPALAFACNVHFFLSSRDPDIKWRFIGMIGCAAAIVGSVSRMGIICLVGIPILVTFLGNLTEPAIQITAGIGSFIGGLFGPQLLMIARNLKDSFSGQRSASSRVRSALARLSHRKWEEDAPIWGHAIKVGKGPDVVAKMPIGSHHTWYGALYTHGIVGFIGILIPIVYTFIELLIKAQRSKLATTALTILLVCILFSFGENLETLAYLYWPGLVVVGMGLK from the coding sequence ATGAAACCGCAAAACTTTGAAGAAAAAGTAGTTTTCTATTATATAATTTCAACCTACTTATTATTTTTTTTAGGTGCACAGTTTGTTTTTGCCCCAGCCCTAGCTTGGCTGCTAACCTTTTATCTGATTAAGAAGCTTTGGCAGCAAACATCAGATACTCCACCGGAAGAAAGGATTCGGATTCCCATTGGAGTCTGGGTCTGGATTGTTTGCATATCAGTCATTGGCCTAGCCTTAGTTGTGGGTCATTTAGATTGGGGTTTCTCAACTGTTAAAACGATCAAATCATTTATTAATTCCTTTTTGAGAACTTGGGCGCTTCTCGCCTTATTTCCTTTAATTGGTTGCCTCAACATCCGACCACAAATAATCTATAGAGCAATTTCTATCCTTTCCCTACAAACTCTGATCTTGGTACCACTTACCTATGGGTTAAGTCTGACCGGGTTAGAGATGCCCTTGTATACTAGCACCCTAATGGCAAAAATTGGCGGTAACAGTCAACGTTACTACGCCATAAGTCCTTACGTGATAAAAAGTGGTGAAACACGCCTTTTCTTATTTGCGCCTTGGGCTCCAGCATTGGCATTTGCCTGTAACGTACACTTTTTCCTTAGTAGTAGAGACCCGGACATAAAGTGGCGTTTTATTGGTATGATTGGCTGTGCTGCTGCAATTGTGGGTTCAGTGTCCCGGATGGGGATAATCTGCTTAGTGGGTATACCAATACTGGTAACATTTTTGGGAAATCTCACCGAACCCGCTATCCAAATTACAGCAGGAATAGGGAGTTTTATTGGTGGTCTATTTGGTCCCCAACTGCTAATGATAGCTAGAAACTTGAAAGACTCTTTTTCCGGTCAAAGATCTGCTTCGTCGCGGGTTAGGTCGGCTTTAGCACGGCTTTCTCACCGTAAGTGGGAAGAAGATGCACCGATTTGGGGTCATGCTATTAAAGTGGGCAAAGGCCCTGATGTTGTCGCTAAAATGCCTATTGGAAGCCACCACACTTGGTATGGTGCTTTATATACTCATGGAATCGTCGGGTTTATTGGAATATTAATTCCTATAGTCTATACTTTTATAGAGCTTTTAATTAAAGCTCAAAGGAGTAAGCTTGCCACAACAGCACTAACAATACTACTAGTTTGTATCCTGTTCTCGTTTGGAGAAAATCTAGAAACATTAGCTTACCTCTACTGGCCTGGTTTGGTTGTAGTAGGGATGGGACTAAAATAA
- a CDS encoding glycosyltransferase: protein MPTISVIVPVYNGEKTILETIQSIQAQTFSDFELIVINDGSTDGTLDVISTVNDHRLKVFSYENGGLPVARNRGIRRSTGDLITFIDADDLWKPDKLELQLAALQKNPEAGVAYSWTAFIDENSKFLFAWQPLYWEGNVYPQLLIRNFISSGSNIMVKRKYIEAAGEFDPSLKSVEDWDYYLRLAALCHFALVPKYQILYRRSSQSMTSKVDVMEKANLIVIERAFKAAPPELKSLKNKSLANAYRYLAKQCIANAFDDQGVKLASQKLSYSIKLYPKFLLSKETIRLILKLLIIKIMPKKLAGHLIQLIGQKMPMVSVDNRMISEH, encoded by the coding sequence ATGCCCACCATATCTGTAATAGTTCCCGTTTATAACGGAGAAAAAACTATATTAGAAACGATCCAATCGATTCAAGCACAAACGTTTTCAGATTTTGAGTTAATTGTTATTAATGACGGCTCCACTGATGGTACATTAGATGTAATCAGTACAGTCAACGATCATCGATTGAAAGTGTTTTCCTATGAAAATGGCGGATTGCCAGTGGCTCGTAATCGTGGCATTCGTCGCTCTACGGGCGATTTGATTACGTTTATAGATGCTGATGATTTATGGAAACCCGATAAATTGGAGCTACAGTTAGCAGCACTGCAAAAAAATCCTGAAGCCGGAGTGGCTTACAGTTGGACAGCATTTATAGATGAGAATAGCAAATTTTTGTTTGCTTGGCAACCACTATATTGGGAGGGTAATGTTTATCCCCAATTACTAATTCGTAACTTTATATCCAGTGGTTCCAATATCATGGTAAAGCGGAAGTATATTGAAGCAGCTGGAGAATTTGACCCATCCCTGAAATCAGTTGAAGATTGGGATTATTACCTCAGGCTAGCAGCTTTATGTCATTTTGCACTGGTTCCTAAATACCAAATTTTATACCGTCGCTCTTCCCAGTCAATGACCTCTAAAGTGGATGTGATGGAGAAGGCGAACCTAATTGTAATTGAAAGAGCCTTCAAGGCAGCTCCACCAGAACTTAAGTCTCTTAAAAATAAGAGTTTAGCGAATGCCTATCGTTATCTTGCTAAGCAGTGTATAGCTAATGCTTTTGATGATCAAGGAGTAAAGCTAGCTAGTCAAAAACTAAGCTATTCCATAAAGCTTTATCCCAAATTTTTGCTAAGCAAGGAAACTATACGTCTAATTTTAAAACTATTAATAATCAAAATTATGCCTAAAAAACTAGCTGGACATTTAATCCAACTAATCGGTCAGAAAATGCCGATGGTATCTGTTGATAATCGGATGATTTCAGAGCACTAA
- a CDS encoding oligosaccharide flippase family protein — MKIVKTIGSRIKHKLGNRSTFTRNLGWMGVAQAFIRVSRLGATFILPRFLTPHDFGLAALVLTTYEYSQTVTRIGVHARIIQAEADELEDICNSAYWLNWVLFASLFVMQCLAAFPVAWFYKDNQLILPICLLAFNFLIAPLGAVQSALIQRDNRIQVTATARALRYATANILTTVFAVLHLGMWAIILPILLASPIEFITYLFKHPWRRTGSFTTKYWGKIFRFGINFLGIELLKTLRETLDYLIIGRFIGIDLLGVYYFAYNAGLGISLTIVQSITTALYPALCEVRTNLSKFKQTYFSSLKTIGKVIVGFVALQASLVPFYIPIMVGEKIHTEGWSMVVPIVILVCLSAIPRPFDIAGFQLLAAIDKPQIGLLWNILFTIIFSCSLLIAVKWGIITVAVSVLLVHALLIPLFVVWSARYVFAKPETSPVALEHTVLQSHTVLQSHDETDTDQFYVSQWTLSLASSGTFPNTQVSEFGDADSNNSNNSNSSAGLSDRIDDPRKHLKLIAESVTVLEEAAKQLNISVDSLDKPSIQLIDNSTMMVFEISAVTPEEAQRRAFAINQAFNKRLEQLRKQEIAQQEKTIPVYIKSAENDLEKAQQRLAEKTANIGLPLNQLLETIEALRRKKIELRRKKIELLAELVPTQSDHSHSTNPQVMNPVHHQPQASLFQDDPPLEMDDIKPQLQGSDDKARDLEFQISQLEVKLSKMSQDALTLEILERDLRIAQTVYSSVLSQWEIVKSDSSIMYYPQLQLVAGPTLATRSQMQNSLVHLGRNL, encoded by the coding sequence GTGAAAATTGTCAAAACAATAGGGAGTCGCATCAAGCACAAACTAGGTAATAGAAGCACTTTTACTCGCAATCTTGGTTGGATGGGAGTGGCCCAGGCATTTATTCGGGTTTCCCGTTTAGGTGCAACGTTTATTTTGCCACGCTTCTTAACTCCCCATGACTTTGGATTAGCTGCACTGGTTCTGACGACCTATGAATATTCACAAACAGTAACGCGGATCGGTGTTCATGCTAGAATTATACAGGCGGAAGCCGATGAGCTGGAAGACATTTGTAATAGTGCTTATTGGTTAAATTGGGTACTTTTTGCAAGTCTATTCGTTATGCAGTGCCTTGCTGCTTTTCCAGTTGCGTGGTTTTATAAGGATAACCAACTTATTTTACCCATTTGTCTATTAGCATTTAACTTTTTGATTGCTCCCTTAGGAGCAGTACAGTCAGCACTAATTCAAAGGGATAATCGAATTCAGGTAACCGCTACTGCTCGCGCTCTCAGATATGCCACCGCCAATATTTTAACCACTGTCTTTGCTGTTCTTCATCTGGGAATGTGGGCGATAATACTTCCCATACTATTAGCTAGCCCTATAGAATTCATTACCTATCTGTTCAAACATCCCTGGCGGAGAACTGGCTCTTTCACAACCAAATACTGGGGTAAAATTTTTCGCTTTGGAATCAATTTCCTGGGGATTGAACTTTTAAAGACTCTCAGGGAAACTCTCGACTATCTTATCATTGGTCGCTTTATAGGAATTGACCTATTAGGTGTTTACTACTTTGCTTACAATGCTGGCTTGGGAATTAGCTTGACTATCGTCCAATCGATTACTACTGCTTTATACCCTGCCCTATGTGAAGTACGGACAAACTTATCGAAATTTAAGCAAACATACTTTAGCAGTCTGAAGACGATTGGGAAAGTGATTGTTGGTTTTGTTGCTTTACAAGCAAGTCTAGTTCCGTTTTATATTCCCATTATGGTTGGGGAAAAAATTCATACGGAAGGCTGGAGTATGGTGGTTCCCATCGTCATTTTAGTTTGCTTATCAGCAATTCCTAGACCCTTTGATATTGCTGGATTTCAGCTTTTAGCAGCCATTGATAAACCGCAAATTGGCTTGCTCTGGAATATCTTATTTACCATCATCTTTTCCTGTAGTCTACTGATAGCAGTGAAATGGGGAATCATCACGGTCGCTGTATCGGTTTTACTGGTTCATGCCCTTTTAATTCCCTTATTTGTGGTTTGGTCTGCTAGGTATGTCTTTGCTAAACCTGAAACGTCTCCTGTAGCCTTAGAGCATACTGTACTCCAATCTCATACTGTACTCCAATCTCACGATGAGACTGATACTGATCAGTTTTATGTCAGCCAATGGACTTTATCATTAGCCAGTAGTGGGACATTCCCTAACACTCAGGTTTCTGAATTTGGTGATGCTGACAGTAATAACAGTAATAACAGTAATAGCAGTGCCGGGTTAAGCGATCGCATCGATGATCCCAGAAAACACCTGAAGTTGATAGCTGAAAGTGTGACGGTTTTAGAAGAAGCGGCAAAGCAGCTAAATATATCTGTAGATAGCTTAGATAAGCCTTCGATTCAACTAATCGATAACTCTACAATGATGGTTTTTGAAATTTCAGCAGTCACCCCTGAGGAAGCGCAACGGAGAGCCTTCGCCATTAATCAGGCGTTTAACAAAAGACTGGAACAACTCAGAAAGCAAGAAATTGCTCAACAAGAAAAAACTATCCCAGTGTATATAAAGTCAGCGGAAAACGATCTAGAAAAAGCACAGCAACGCCTAGCTGAAAAAACGGCGAACATAGGATTGCCCTTAAACCAGCTCTTAGAGACAATAGAAGCACTACGGCGCAAAAAGATTGAATTACGACGTAAAAAGATTGAATTGCTGGCTGAGCTAGTACCGACTCAGTCTGATCATAGTCATTCTACCAATCCTCAGGTGATGAATCCTGTTCACCATCAGCCTCAAGCTAGCTTATTCCAAGATGATCCACCCTTAGAAATGGATGATATTAAACCACAACTACAAGGTAGTGATGACAAGGCCAGGGATCTAGAGTTTCAGATTTCTCAGCTTGAAGTAAAACTTAGCAAAATGTCCCAAGATGCCTTGACTCTGGAAATTCTAGAGCGAGATTTACGCATTGCACAAACCGTCTATTCCTCTGTTTTAAGCCAATGGGAAATAGTTAAGTCAGACTCATCTATTATGTATTATCCCCAACTGCAATTGGTAGCGGGTCCTACCTTAGCTACCAGATCACAAATGCAAAATAGTCTAGTACACTTGGGCAGAAATTTGTGA
- a CDS encoding glycosyltransferase family 2 protein, protein MKHVSVIIPVYGVENYIAAAVQSVLDQTYTNFELLIIDDESPDSSIKICQEFSDHRIKIIHQTNRGLAGARNTGIRHAKGDYLAFLDGDDLWLLQKLERHIEHLEKFPEVGVSFSRSALIDESGNLLNTYLMPKLKDITRSDLFRSSPIGNGSAPVIRREVFEAIKYQDNLYGTTEYFYFDENFRRAEDIECWLRIAIQTDWKIEGIPEALTLYRVNSASLSANLVKQLDSWKQVLEKTRSYAPELIEKWGNLALAYRLRNFARSAVRLKDGPMSVKLINGALATYWRLLLEEPSRTLRTLVAAYLLLLLPKPLYSHLEVLAVKVVGMIQRRQIWQDQLGQ, encoded by the coding sequence ATGAAACATGTTTCTGTCATTATTCCCGTCTACGGAGTTGAAAACTATATTGCAGCAGCGGTGCAGTCTGTTCTCGACCAGACCTATACCAACTTTGAACTGCTCATTATTGATGATGAATCCCCAGACAGTAGTATAAAAATTTGTCAAGAATTCTCGGATCATCGAATTAAGATTATTCATCAAACTAATCGGGGACTTGCTGGAGCGCGCAATACAGGAATTCGCCATGCCAAAGGAGATTATTTAGCGTTTTTAGATGGGGATGACTTGTGGTTGCTTCAGAAACTGGAAAGACATATTGAACACTTAGAAAAATTTCCAGAGGTAGGGGTTAGTTTTAGCCGTTCAGCATTGATTGATGAATCTGGAAATTTATTGAACACTTATCTAATGCCTAAGTTAAAGGACATTACCCGATCAGATTTATTCCGGTCTAGTCCTATTGGTAATGGTTCAGCTCCCGTAATTCGACGGGAAGTCTTTGAAGCCATTAAGTATCAAGATAACCTTTACGGCACTACAGAATATTTTTACTTTGATGAAAACTTCCGCCGCGCTGAAGATATTGAATGTTGGCTACGTATTGCGATTCAGACAGACTGGAAAATTGAGGGAATCCCTGAAGCACTAACCCTATATCGAGTCAATTCAGCCAGTCTTTCAGCGAACTTAGTCAAACAGTTGGATTCGTGGAAACAAGTACTAGAAAAAACTCGCTCCTACGCTCCTGAATTGATTGAGAAGTGGGGAAATTTAGCCCTGGCCTATCGATTGCGAAACTTTGCTCGTAGTGCAGTACGTCTCAAAGATGGACCAATGTCTGTCAAACTAATTAATGGTGCTTTGGCAACTTACTGGCGTCTTCTCTTGGAAGAACCAAGCCGTACCCTTCGGACTTTGGTTGCTGCCTATTTACTTTTGCTGTTGCCTAAGCCCCTATATTCCCACCTCGAAGTTCTCGCTGTTAAAGTAGTGGGAATGATCCAAAGACGTCAGATTTGGCAAGACCAACTTGGACAATAA
- a CDS encoding glycosyltransferase family 2 protein, which translates to MKKVSVITPVYNVEKYIAATVQSVLDQTYQNFEYLLIDDGSPDDSVEICQQFIDPRIKIIRQENQGANAARNEGIRQAEGEYLAFLDGDDLWLPQKLEKHIEHLEKNPNLGISFSCSGFIDEAGNPLGIYQLPKLKDITIGDIICRNPISNGSCAVFRKQVFEAIKYQETINGKTKDFYWDEGLQGSQDLDCWFRIAIQTNWDLEGIPQSLTLYRVNSSGISANLFKKQKSWEQVIEKTRSYAPDVVVEWENRARAYHLRYLARRAVTLRDGAMAVQFFNQALGSYWQMLWEEPRRTLLTGAAAYLLWLIPQNLYKHIEALALKTTGSSQQRRISQAIRGT; encoded by the coding sequence ATGAAAAAAGTTTCCGTCATTACTCCAGTCTACAACGTTGAGAAGTATATTGCTGCTACAGTACAGTCAGTTTTGGATCAAACTTACCAAAATTTTGAATATTTGCTCATTGATGATGGTTCTCCTGACGACAGTGTAGAGATTTGCCAGCAGTTCATAGACCCCAGAATCAAAATTATTCGTCAGGAAAATCAGGGAGCTAATGCAGCAAGGAATGAAGGCATCCGCCAAGCCGAGGGAGAGTATTTAGCATTTTTAGATGGCGATGACCTATGGTTGCCTCAAAAGCTAGAAAAACATATTGAACATTTGGAAAAAAATCCAAACTTGGGGATTAGCTTTAGCTGTTCTGGGTTTATCGATGAAGCAGGAAATCCCCTAGGAATCTATCAACTACCCAAGCTAAAGGACATCACCATCGGTGACATAATTTGCCGTAATCCTATTAGTAATGGCTCCTGTGCTGTGTTCCGCAAGCAGGTATTTGAAGCCATTAAGTACCAAGAGACTATCAACGGAAAGACCAAAGACTTTTATTGGGATGAGGGATTGCAAGGGTCACAGGATTTGGATTGTTGGTTTCGCATTGCTATCCAAACCAATTGGGACCTGGAAGGCATTCCTCAGTCTTTGACTCTATACCGAGTCAATTCCAGTGGTATATCAGCTAACTTGTTCAAAAAACAAAAGTCTTGGGAACAGGTAATTGAGAAAACTCGCTCTTATGCTCCTGATGTGGTGGTTGAGTGGGAAAATCGTGCCCGTGCTTACCATTTGAGGTATCTAGCTCGTCGTGCAGTTACCTTGAGAGATGGTGCAATGGCTGTCCAATTCTTCAACCAAGCTCTGGGGAGCTACTGGCAGATGCTCTGGGAAGAACCACGTCGTACCCTGTTAACTGGGGCTGCGGCCTATTTGCTCTGGCTTATACCTCAGAATCTTTACAAGCATATAGAAGCTTTAGCTTTAAAAACCACAGGGTCTTCACAACAGCGCCGGATTTCTCAAGCAATCCGAGGGACATGA
- a CDS encoding glycosyltransferase family 2 protein — protein sequence MKTVSIIIPVYGVEKYIASAVQSVINQTYQNFELLIIDDESPDQSVNICRELSDTRIKIIHQTNRGLAGARNTGIRHAKGDYLAFLDGDDLWLPQKLERHIEHLEKFPEVGISFSRSALIDESGNFMGAYLMPKLSNITISDLFRESPIGNGSAAVVRREVFDTIKYQDNLYGPTEDYYFDENFRRAEDLECWLRIGIQTEWKIEGIPEALTLYRINTQGLSANLFKQLESLEKMIEKTRSYAPTVTSQWEKISRAYHLRYLARSAVRLKVGSDAVTFIHRSLSNHWRILLEQPRRTILTLIAAYMLWLLPKSLYAQIELLFSKLLKKVKKQPLLQN from the coding sequence ATGAAAACTGTTTCGATAATTATCCCAGTATACGGAGTTGAAAAGTATATTGCTAGCGCAGTACAGTCGGTTATCAACCAGACTTATCAAAACTTTGAACTGCTGATTATTGACGATGAATCTCCCGATCAAAGTGTAAACATTTGTCGGGAATTATCCGATACCAGAATTAAGATTATTCACCAAACTAATCGGGGACTTGCTGGAGCGAGAAATACAGGAATTCGCCATGCCAAAGGAGATTATTTAGCCTTTTTAGATGGAGACGACTTGTGGTTGCCTCAGAAACTGGAAAGACATATTGAACACTTAGAAAAATTTCCAGAGGTAGGGATTAGTTTTAGCCGTTCTGCATTGATTGATGAATCTGGAAATTTTATGGGTGCCTATCTAATGCCTAAGCTCAGTAATATTACTATATCTGATTTGTTTCGAGAGAGCCCGATCGGGAACGGTTCGGCTGCTGTAGTTCGTCGGGAAGTCTTTGACACAATTAAGTATCAGGATAATCTTTACGGCCCTACAGAAGATTATTACTTTGATGAAAACTTCCGTCGTGCTGAAGATCTTGAATGTTGGCTTCGCATCGGTATTCAAACTGAGTGGAAAATTGAGGGAATACCTGAAGCACTAACCCTGTATCGCATTAATACACAAGGGTTGTCAGCCAATCTCTTCAAGCAGTTAGAGTCCTTGGAAAAAATGATTGAAAAGACCCGTTCCTATGCTCCCACAGTAACCAGCCAATGGGAAAAGATTTCTAGGGCTTACCACTTGCGGTACTTGGCTAGGAGTGCGGTTCGTCTTAAAGTAGGTTCAGATGCTGTGACCTTTATACATCGCTCATTATCCAATCACTGGCGTATCCTACTAGAACAGCCACGGCGAACAATCTTAACCTTAATAGCCGCTTATATGCTTTGGTTATTACCAAAGTCTTTATATGCTCAAATTGAATTGCTTTTCTCTAAGCTGCTTAAAAAGGTTAAAAAACAGCCTCTTCTCCAAAACTAG